The genomic stretch CACCTCCCTCAGAGTCCATGTGCCGCACATCTTGGACTGTAATTTGTAATTGGCGAGATATGCACAGTACTCCAAAGGGTATACATAGAAGAAATTATTCAGAGGATGTGAGCCATTATCGTATTAAATGtgcaaaagacacacacacacacgcacacatacctaTAAGAGGGTGTAACATGTTTGTCTGGGCTCATCCCAGGCAATAGTAATGCTGTGACAGATGTCCACCTCGAGGGAGGAAATATGGCCGTGTGTGACACATGCAGGTGGTGGGTGGAGACAGGCCCCAGGCCCTGAGCATCAACCAACAGCATGTGACACAGATTACCTGTTGTGACCTGTCAGGTTTCACCTCTGCTGATTCCTATCACAGAGTAGCCTCTACTGCAAGAGATTCACATCACATTCTTAGAAACAAATATCTACCCTGAATGTTTTTGAGTTTTTAGTGCCATAGAAAAATATTGGCTTTATTTAAATGATTGTCTGCAGCTGTAGATTGGCTGCCTATTTTCCATTAATTGCTCCTGTCTGTACAGAAATAATAGTTTGTAGTTCAAATAGACTAGTTGTGAAAACAACACAGTGGTTACATAAAATTATAGAACAatggtgttttttcttcagtACTGGAACAATTTCCTTTTGACGGGCCACAATGTGTACAAAGGTTAATTATATCACACCACTATATGCAGGTAAGTACAAAGGGTGGGTGCGTGATTCGTATTTAAACAGACAAAACTTCTACATGACAGAAACTGATGAAAAAACAATCAGTTGTCATTACACAGTAGGGTTTTACTTCTGATTTACCTCTGATTTCATGAGCCAGCACCAGCATGTGAACtaccggcagccattttgttccacAATCCCCATCACAAGAAGACAGAAATGCAGCTTCCCAGAGTGCTGATGTGAGATTTATTTGCGCTTTtataataaaactaaaaaaggcAGAAGGCTTTCCTTTTTTGGGGACTGCTGAGCCAGCGGTTCAGCACCAGACGCATGATAACTCCAAAGATCCGGGACAGCTCTGCAGACGTAGTGTGACTGCGCTGTTACACACGAGTGAAGCAGCCTGGCTAAGCGCATTCTCAGCAACGTGAGTACATGTGCTATTCACCGCAGTAGGAATGTCATGTGTAGTAAAATCCCACCATGACCTTACTGGTTTTGACTCAGGGGGACATTACTTAATGTCCACTCAAAGGtataaatgaattattattattcatttatttaaacatctATTTTTCAAGGGAGGCCCGttacaagaaaaaaagataGAAAAAAATCAACAAAGATATATCTCAAAAACACATTACCCATAATGTCAAGCGCAAACAGAAATGCTACGGTTGAtcagacaaagcaggggacaacaccccctggagcagtgcagggttaagggccttgctcgagggcccaacagctgtgcggatcttatcctGGCAACACCGGGCTTGAACCACACAttttctgggtcccagtcatgtacctcagccactaggctacaagctgggAGGTATCCTTGAAACCTAATTCCACCCTACCCATAATGGGACATGACAGATTACACCCTGCTACTCAAAATTTGAATATTGATATTTTGATATCCAGACCTGAACTATTGATGGTAAGGTTATAAGACTTGCAGCAGATGCCACTGAGGGCATGTTCTTTTGTTAATAGTTTAATTGTAAAATCCAATGAAGGAAATAGGGTGAACACACCACGACAGACTGAGGCATTCCAGATGTAAGTGCAAGGAGCCTATAGTCACCTATTCATATACTGGCTTCCACTCTGGTTCCAATAATCTCTGGTGAGACAAAGTTTATGGAGAAGCCCACCATAAAAGCAGTGATGGGAGAATAGGTGTATTTTCACATATCTACCCTTTGTACTATTATATTAATCCTGCTTAGTTTTTATAAATGTTGTACAATTTCTATAAGCCCTTATATCCACCTGTTTTGAAAATTCAGTAGAGAACCAAAATTCCAATTAGAACTGGCAccaacaaagcaaaacatttcagGTGTTCCTTGTAGAATGGCTGCTTCTTTGCTTGGCATCATATTTAACAATGTACATTCTTatgctgccacctgctggctgACAGTGATAAGTCAAATGGGGAATGAGACATGAAAAGCTGGAGTCCACGAACTAGGTTAGTAGGCCATGCTAAGCTTCTTTGGAGTCGcaataattaccagtgaaacaGCAACATTTCACTGTATCCCTAAAAAAAGGTGAACACAATGCCAAATTGGCGTTTGGAAAAATGGCATTATAGGTCAGTCTAACAATGAGAACACTATTTTTATTCTGTCAACAATGGGAGCTAATGTGAGGGGAACCATTCCAGGGATGTATTTCAGATAGAGAAAAATCTGATCTTGACTGCACTCACTTAAACCTACAGTTGAAAGAACTTCAGCAGGCTAAACACAATGAATGCACAAAATGATTAAACATGCCAAAACGTCATAGCTACAACAAGCTGAATATTCTTGGACAGTTTAATATATCAAACCTTTCCCATATCCTGTCAACAGGCGGGCAAGTCCATCTTTCAGACAAGAATCAGTACATACTGAATGAAGAGGGTGTAATGAATAGGCCATAGTAGCTCTAAAAAATCTTCAGAAATCTTCATAGGTACAGGAACTAGCTCACCAAATAAGTCAATGCTGGTCATTCTGATTAGAGCCAACATATTTTTGCTGGCCCCAACCAGGTTGCAGGAAAACAATCCGAAAATATAATGTCCCTTTCTAGTTGCTCTAGAAATAGAGTGTGTGGGGTTGAATTAGGCGAAAAAAGGATGAAGAAACTCACGGACTGTGTTTCCTTTGGAAAGCAGATTACAGATTATTAAGTAGGATCCTTTCCGTGGTTCACAAAACCTCATTCTCCCATTGCTGGTAACTAAAAACTTTTCCATTCACTTAACATGTGCTACAAATGCAGTGTAAACAATACATCACTTCAATAACTGGTGAAAACTTAGTATCAAAGATACTAAGCACTGATTTCAATGAGAATATATTTGGTATAAATCTGCAAATTTAATTTTGTATGGGGGATGTAAATGATTTACCATTACTAATCAGAACAACATATTATTTGAAAAGTACAAACATTAGCATTagatataaaaatgtatctgcCAGTAAATGCTGACTAGTTACCCTTCTTTGTTTATCACATAGTATTTTGGGGACACAGTCTGGGATACAATCAGGATTGGGGACATAATCAGGATTGGGCAAATTGATCCTAGATTCTTAGAAACAAACCATGTGAAGAATTGGACAGTAACCAGACAATATTTTAACCTTATTGGCAGCAGCCTTCACTaaaattcaaatatattttattgtataatgTTCATTAGGCTAATTGTTGAAAGGATGATGCATCAATGATGATGGATGTAATGGATGATGCatcaatttaaaaatgtgttattttgtgttatgttatttatttcacaggaacgatcattttaaaaaaggctTAAAAGAACAAACATAGTCTTGGACCCAACTCACAATCTATTTTTCAGTGGGTTCCTGCCTGCAGAGTGAAGAAAAGGAAGATGTTGGAACAAGGaaggaaataagaaaaagagaagagttacagcaaaaaataaaagggaGAGAGTAAAATATGAGAGTATAtatagaaaaaggaaaaataaataattacaaatgCAAGAGGGACCGCTAACTACCAACCGGTAGTTAGCATGATAAATTGGGCCAGAGATGTGAATATTGTAACAGTTATTTGAAAGTATGGATGGATGTAGATGTTCAATGGATAGCTAATGGGAGGGAGTGTGGGAGTTCCAGATGAGAGTAAAACTTGGGACTGGGCTATCCTATCAGATGAGTGAGTGGGTTGAAGAGTGCACATTGTTTCAGGCAAGTTTATTTGATAATACAGTTTCATGGCAGATGTGCAATAGTTTTCAAAATTAAGGGAGTTTTCGTTCTGCTTTCCCAGTTAtggcaaaacataaaataaaaaaaagaaatgggaatttaatgtatttaattaattaattaccacCAAAGGAGTTCATAAAATGATGGCTAGTGAGAACGTTACAATTAGTCACATTTTGCGCGTGCACACCCATGGAGAATAAGAGAAGCCAGGGATGCCAATGACCCTGTTATTCGTTCTTAAACAATTCTGTATACgtcatataaaatgtataactgGCGCAGTTACGTCTATGATTTAGCACCATCGTTTAGCACGAACAACCAAAAAGACTTCTACCAGTTGCAAACGTTACGCATCTCTTCCGCTACcggaaataaaaatatcagaCGCCACTGTTGAGAGGCATCCCAAACGTCCAATAAAAGTTGGAAGAGTTCATGATTGACATCCCGTCGACCAATAGAACTCTTAGCAACGGATACTGGAGATGCGCTTCTATGGTGGTTAGTAACAACCCAAACACCACTGAAGAAGAAGGAAATCgtgccttgttttttttccacgtACTGTTCTAGGATCAGCGAAAAAGGACGAAAAAGTGAACGGTAGAGTGGTAAGTAAGAAATCCTTCAGCTAGTAACTGACTTCAATTCGGTTTGCTGTTTGTAGAAATATATAGCGATGATTTCTTGGTCACTACCTAATATAAATTATCCACCATAGATCGCAGCGCAATAATTCCGCGAGCATATCACGATGCTTCCTGCCAAAACGCCATTAAAACGAAGATTGTGGTTAAATCCACATGTACTGTTCTCGGATCAGTAGAAGAACAAAAAACCCAAAACGACCAGGCAATAAGAAACCAGTCGGCTAGTAACTTATTCTTTGGATAAGAGACAGCAAATTGGTTTAGTACGCACAAGATTTATTGGTAAACTATACTGAGTACAACAGTCTCACATGTCACGTGCATGAATAACTTGCCTGCTGTGGTCCGCGCGCCTTGCAGCTTGCTGCGTGGAAACGCAAGTCACAAACTCCCTGAACTTCCCCTCCCTATTAGCTATTACTATTGGTAGCTATTAGTCACCTATACACACGTGGTGTAGTCTAAATCAGCGAGTTACAAAAATACAGTACGCGATCAAAAGACACTTAAAACGGAATATTAAAGTTTCAAAAATTTCAATGAAGCAATAGCAGCAAATGTTTACTAAATTAACTATacatacattatttatattaaaatgttatagGCGTTAAAATATACAGTGTTGAAGAATTTTGCCAGTTTGTATTATATGGAATTATTCATAACTGTGTGACCAGTAGAAAACGGAAACCCAATGGAAACTGCAGCAGGGAAATCATTACAACACTGGGCAATGACTGTTCACACCAGTGTTACTCACTGCAGTTGTGATACTACAAGGGCACTAAACCCACAGTTCTACACTAGGGCCGTTGTATTAGGGATCCAGGAAATGGgcaccgtgtgtgtgcgtgtgtgcctgctgtctgtctgcctgcctgcatgCGTTCACTCATCTTGGGTCAGTACATTTATCTACTGCTCTTCTAGGTAACATGACTACGCAGTTGGGACATTTTATATGGTATTGCAACAGGGTCTGCAATCGAAAATGTTTATCTGTCGAAAAAGGTAGCAAGTGATCATGAAGAAATGCTTCATTggctttctctccctttctctcaggCACTAAAAGAAAAGCCAGGCCGAGAagcgagagacagagggcaCAGGAAAGGAGAGACCTCCCACGGGAGAACTCCgcgaatgtaaaaaaagaaaagaaaaagaaagtaaaagaaGCAGCGAAGGGTGAAGTGAACACACAAAGGAAGGCGTGACCAGGGCGGAGTGGTGGAAGAAAGGAAGCCCttgaaggaggaagagaggatggAACCCAATACCTGTGGCGTGAGCGAGATTCCCGGCGGGGCGGCGGCCAAAGCGGAGCACGTGCAGGGGCAGGGCATGGCCCTGGAGCAGGCCCTGCAGCAGATGGTGGGGGCGCTGCCACAGAAGGCGCACTGCGAGGGCCAGGGCGACAGACCGAACGGGGCCCCCCACGAAGGGGGGCCGAGCCAGGGGCCGGGCGAGGGGGGCTCCGTCCACATGCTGCCGTTCGCGGAGGTGGTCTCCCTCCTGGACCCCAACATGAAGAGCACCAAGGCGCGCAAGTATGAGATCCAGTACGAGGAGGTGAAGCGCAGGCTGGACCCCCCGGAGAAGATGTCCCTGCGCTCACTGGCGGCCTACACCCGCGTGAGCCGCGGCCCCGCCAGCAAGCGCACCCTGCTGGAGTCCCTGCAGCCCTTCGGCCTGGCTCCCAGCGCCAACACCGCCGTCTCCAGCTCCTTCTCCAAGCTCACAGAAGGTACGGTCTGGGCAGAGGCTAGGGCTGCGCGATATAGCTATTGCGGTACATCCAATAGCGCAATTTTCTTTGTGCAATAGGAACTACCTCTGGCAGGTGGTGGTAGGTTTGTTCCTTCTGTTCGTCTTTAGTCATACTTGATATCTCCAAACTTCAGTGaaaggaggattgtctcctgcttagtctaatcaactgtaggttgctctggataagagcgtctgccaaatgccattaatgtaatgtaatagggGTTGGGGTTCTATGGAATcaaagggttccttttggaattTTGTTCAAGAGTTTAGTCTTGTTACATTTGGTCGTTTAACAGAATCAGTAGTGAACGTTTGATGGGTCTGTAATGAAATTTTGTCAAAACTCCTTCCTCAGGAGACACGGCCGCCCTCTGCAAGGACATGAGGGACTTTGCTGCCCAGTACATGAATTACGATGCAATCGTGAAAACGCTGCTCCCTGAGACCAACCAGGTCCAACACTGGTCAAAAATCATTGAGACAAGGTAACATCAAAAGTGAATCattttcaattcagttcattGGAATTAATTGGTTCTGAGTTTTCGTGAATTTAATCTCAGCAAAGTTGCAGTTTTCAAGCCAACATTAGGACTCGACACAACAGGGCACAAGACTCTAGAAGAGGGTTGGGTGGCCCTGTTCTGGGTTGGTGTGTGGGGACTTAATCTATGTTCCTTCTATCTTAGCAACTGGTGAACTGTATAAGTCTTCCAGAAGTTTGTGTTGTACTGATGACAAAACGAGCTAAGccgctttttcctttttcattctcGACGCCTCTTTTCAGGAACTATCTGGAGGACATGAGGAAGTGCTTCCACGACCCGTCGAACAGCAGGACGTTCGACAACGTCACCCACGGCTTCGGCACGGCCGTGCTGGACGTGGCCTTCGACATGATCGAGAAGGTCATAGACAAGCAGATCCGGGTGCTGTCGGGGAGCCCCGAGCCCGAGGACTCTCAGCAGGAGAAGCGCGTGCGAAAGCGCAAGGCCAGAGCCGCGCCCGGGGACGGCGAGGCCAAGCCCAGGACTCCCAAGGCCCCCAGGGTCAAGGGCGAGGGCAAAGCCAAAGCGGCCAAGAAACAGCAGCTCCTAGTACCCACCCCGGAGGTGGCGGTAGCAGCAACGGCAGCGGAGATGGGAgtgggggtaggggtaggggtcgGGGTCGGGGTTGTGCAGGACACGCCCGCCGACATCGAGAGCAGCGTCCTCACCCTCGTTTCCGTCGGTTACGAGGCCATCTCGAGCGGACTGTGATTGGAAACATACGGGGACattgctgtactgtacacatgccGGCATTTTGTTTTCCGGGCGGTGGATCTTATTTTAGTTTAATAGCCTGTTTTATTCTTTAATTCCTTTTGTCTGAGTCTGGTGCTGTTTTATGCTGTACTGCGTAGCAGAAACAAGGGGTGGCATTTTTTTTAGAATGTGCTAGCTAAGCTTAATTTACAACTAACTTTGGCTGTCTAGCTCGTAGCCCAGGTTTCTGGTGGTCCCTACATGTGTGGGGACacatttctttgttctttttgtttATAGACATTAGGTATTTTAGGTATTACAACATGGACGCCTGTATTTCATTATTCTCTTTTATTTGTAGAAACTGACATAGATACTGTGAGACTGCTGTTGAAACACCATTACTGTAACCGACGCAGGTGCAACCACAGGTGTGACACTAGTGTAACGGCACTAATGTAACAGATGCAGGTGTAACTCCAGGTGCGACGTGTGGGTGTAACGTCATTAATGCTGCAGGTTTGACCACGGACTAGCCTCTTCCTGTGTACAATATCCCTTGAAAGCATTTTCGACCGAAGCTAATAGCTACATTTctactttatttatttgggtGTCGAGTTGTGCGTGCCCGggcacgcgtgtgtgcatgagggTTTAAGGTTATATTCCCTGGTGTGGTACTGCCGTATAGTTTTCTGTCAACGTACATCAAGTCCAATCACAGCTAACCAAAAAAAGACAGTTTATTTAGccgacttacagttaattataCTAAGCAAGatacaatccctcctggagcaatacggggttaagggccttgctcaagggcccaacagcagtgcacatattattgtggctacgccagggcttgaaccaccaaccatccaggtctcagtcacgtaccttagccagcAGATAAGCCAGCAGCCATTTGGTAGATAACAAATAGAAACTGTTGTTATGCGGCAGACCTCTGGTCTGAGGTCTGTTGTACAGTACTCTGGTTCAGTAGCTGTGATGTATCGGTCTTTCACAGAGACAGGGCATAGACACAGTGCAGGCACACACTTTAGGCAAATGTCAGCACTGATGCCACCCCACACAACCCATACCCTGAAGCCATGCAGCATTTAAAAATGGTTATTTTACCATTATGTGCAGTCCAAACAACTACCACCACATATCTTCTCTTATCAGATTCATAGTATATCAACCTTTCCACCCTGACTCCTCCACGGTGCAAACGCACAAACCCCATCTTAGGAGCAAGTGCATTTTTACTTGTGCTGCACTGGTCACTGTTACCATCATGCTCTACCttggttttcttatttttcatcattgtcgctttacatttttttgtgaccTGAGAGATTCAAATTTCAGTGTATAGTGTTTTTGTATAAAATCACTGGACCTGTTGAAGtcaatgtgtgtttatgtagccCATACATATTGGTGGTTTGAAGAGATATTCAGGTACTCGGGAATAGAAACATACTATAAACTGCGAAATCTTGCCTATCAATGAGAATTTTTGAAGTTGAACCACTGTAGCAACCTGCATTCATGATTTATTCATCAATGAATCAGGTGATAAAGACCGATTTACCGTTTGCGTTTTTTGTAGCTTCAGTGAATGTATTCGCTGCGTATGTTCACAGCTTTCTtgaatagtgttttttttttccaatcaataacaaatacaaactTTTTTCCTTATTCAGCTTGGTTTTTAGGTTTGGAAAGTTGAACAATGATTGCCATACCATGACTAggatttctttcttcttttttttctttttttacaaaaaataaaaaatgctttgaCAAAGAACGCTTCAACTCACATTCCTTTTCCCATGTTACTTCTGCACTGTTGATTTAGCCATTCGGTTTTGAAATAGGTTTCTTCCTGATATATGACTGAGGGccttgtgggggggggggggggggggcacaataTCTGTGCACACCTTAGGTTTTATGGACAACGTGACTGTGACGTCACCCATTGATGGTCATCCGTGGGCTTGTGAAAAACGTTTTGAAGTCTTGGAGAAGCGCAGTTTTCATAGAGCCATGAACCAAAGACTGTGCAGTAGGGAAAAGGGGGGACCCTTATATGGTCATGACGTCCGGGCACTGTGTGATTGGCAATCCGGAGCAGTGAGTAGTAGGCAGTGGCACAAACTGTTCATGCTTGGTCCATAAAATATCGAAATATTGTCCAAATGTCACAACTTAACAAATCGCACAcaccaaacaaagaaaaaacagattGTAACTATACGTTCTTGTGGGAAGAATGACCTGACTATGTATTTTCACTGTACCATTGACTTACATTGAAACGGGTGGCTGAAAGACCTATACTTGAGCTAAACACGCTCTCAACAAGACCAAGGAGTGAGTTACAAACATGAAGCCGAAACTTTACCTTTTGGTTTAGCCCACTTCCCTCACGTTTACAGATCTTGGGTCATTCAACAGGAGCTGCTCCATGTTACGTAATGAAAAACAAGAGGAATGAAAAACACTCCAATGACCATGTAATGATATCCTTCATGGTAGAATGAGAAAATTCTGGTAtataatctgtttttaaaacaatGCAACAGGACATACCCTGCCAACTGAAACCCTTGCCCCCTGAGCAATAATGCAGCCAAATACTGGCAGTACTGGCACAGCGACCATTCGGACCCAGATTGTGGGTTACTTCTCTACACAGAACGAGTGCAGAAGGCGCCCCTGACCAGCTGTCCAAGAAGGCCTTTGGcagtagtgagtgtgtgggaagCATGAGCACTTATCAGGTTCTTGCTGGCCAAAATGCAAATCTGGCACTTGCTACTCGACCATCACGAAAAGTGGTCCGTCATTTtactattttcttttcattttaatgtcttgacctatgatgttattgagtttaaataaagttaaaaaaaataataataattaccatTATATTTGTTACATGAGATTGTTAGGGGCATGTGGCCAATTTTCCCAACTGAACAGTATTACCAAActacccccaaaaaaacataattatttaataagGATTCAATATGATAACCATACACGCTACCACTTTTCAAGCAGTGAGCAAGAGGCATCCAGGAGGAATGAAACGTATAACATATAACAGCCAAGTAACAGAATACATGCTCTTACAGAGAACTGCAAGCAGTTCATATGAATTTCATATGAATTTCGTGATGTTTAAGGCGATTTGAAAATAGAAACATCGTTCTTGTGCTTCCTGTTCAATGCAAACCATTTTAGTGCTCAACAACATACATTTACTTGTTGCTTTATTGCTTAGCTATGGAACCTGTCACGAACACTGTGTATTAAAGCAACAGTGTCATGCAGAGGGTATTGTGCAGTGAAGAGCTTTGAGGAGATTTAGGATTTGGAGTGCATTAGCGAAGACTGAAGGTGGGAGAATCTGCAGGACGCAAACTATCGGAAGGCTGGTGTCGCGACGGAAAAGTGcgagaagcaaaaaaaaacaaagcacacgcaaaataaaaaaaaaaaggtcagcaTGAGAAAAGGACAACGAGATATAGGAGATATGAGAGAATAAAATGATAGCGATGCTGTAGAGCAATATCAAAGAATTAGCATAAAGGTAATCGGTAGAAACCGGGTCAAAAGAGATACTGCAGCTGAGTAGAACCTGGGAGTTCTGCGCGCAAGAGCTTGCTGAACCAAAATGCCACTCCTCTCCGAGACACACCACGCCAGCAAGGAGCCTGGTGACAATAGGCATGGGTGAGTTAAGGAACCttcctgttctgacagtggctcCAATGTTCTGCTTTACTTGCAGGGTGAAAACTAGTGAATGCGATGTCCTAGCCCTATATCAAAGAGTGCCAGTTTGGCGTCACTTTATGATAAAAGCTGTCATGAGTATATGCGGTGGTGTGGTATTAACGGCTGGGACCGTTGCCAGGGTATTGGTTCTTCTGACAGGGAGGGCACTAAGTTGTTGTTTAAGTGATATAAGATCATAAGCCGCCCGACACACAGGCGCGTTCACCTGCGCACATAGGCTATGCCTTACAAACGCAAGCAGAAACTGATAATCTGCCTCGCTGAGACTGCCGTGTGCGCTTGCACAGGAACTTCTGTAAGGGAGATAAAGTGTCAttcagaaagagaaaagaacaacaaaataTGATGTGGTAGGAATTAGATGATGGGTTATTCTGTCTTTACATCCACTCTTATCCATACCCAACCTCCCCGAAACATTACTAAAGCAAAGAGTGCAAAAGAATTGTAATAGCACATGTACAGAACCACCCTGACCCCCTAACAGACCTGACTTTCTGGTACTTATGAAGGATTAGCTCAATGCTTACTGAGTATCTGGCATCTGTCAGGAAGACACATGCAAATGCTAAGCCCCCTCAACTCTACAAGCTTTCTGTCTCCCTGATGCTACCGCTCCTGTTAATCCATGGACAGACTAAAATGTTTGGATGTAATGGGGGTCTATAAAGAGCGTGATGCAGAAACGAGCACTGGAACAAGGTGTAAGACACTGAGGCTTCGCAAATTAAAACAATGAGCAGCGAGCACTCAGTCACTGTTGGCCCAATGAACCAATCAAAGACTTGCCCTTTCTCGAGCAAATTTTTATGATTGGTGCAAATCAATGTGTCAGTGATAACATACTGTGAAGCCTTAGTCACACTATTTCCTGTTTACTAGTCATGATTCAGAAGTAAGTACAGGAATAAGGTTATTTGTTTGCTTATCAGACATCTTTATGTGGGAAATTTGACAGTCATTCAGCTGGATACTTCAGCGAAAAGAGAAACAGTTCCTGAATCTTTCTGCACAAGACTGCAAGATCTGCGCTATACCCTTCTTGTGGTTTGAACCGCACTGCTCAATCAGAGCCTAGCTATTTTCTTAACCAATGGGCTGAAAACACATGTGTAAAATTACTTTAGTTGTTTGTACAGTACATCtctggaaaaaaatgaagagaCCACATCAAAATTTCCATTTCACAGTTCATGGTATGtgccaaatttctaaatttgtgtatttctttttaacatattttgttttaattctaaacaaaaatatgatcaaaatgctaaaaatacatacatattgtATCGTATGTTGAATAATGTATTATATTGAATAACTAAAGTTTATACccataaataaagaataaaaataatttattaatttagttgGAAGGGTTCCACAATCAATATTTGCTGGAGTAACACCCAAGTCTTCTTCAACAATATGGGGTGGTCTCTTAATTTCCTACTGTATTTTCCTGTATTTTTCTCTATGTGTATCACACCACAAGGGTGAACATATATGTCAGCTATAGCAGGATGCATTCAGAATAGAGGACAATGTTGAATTGGCCAgatgctcacactcacatattTTCATTCAGAATCTCATCATACCAAAAATCCCAAGCCAAAGTATCTGTTTGTCAATGAAGCTGAAGCCATGATGTTCAACAGCAAAAATGTATGCCAATGCTCACAACACTGTTTGTTCTgcaaaaatcaacaaaaagGTCCGAAACCGCCAATTGGCTTCATATCGCAACCTAATCACCAAGGAAACGCACACAGTGTCACCATTTCATATCAGAATCAGGAATGAATGCACATTGTAACACAAAgtacgtttttttattttgctaacATGATTATTGGCTAGAAAAAGGGATTATAATGGCAATAGGTAAACATGAAATATCCATgtgcac from Conger conger chromosome 2, fConCon1.1, whole genome shotgun sequence encodes the following:
- the si:ch73-127m5.2 gene encoding transcription factor AP-2-delta, which codes for MEPNTCGVSEIPGGAAAKAEHVQGQGMALEQALQQMVGALPQKAHCEGQGDRPNGAPHEGGPSQGPGEGGSVHMLPFAEVVSLLDPNMKSTKARKYEIQYEEVKRRLDPPEKMSLRSLAAYTRVSRGPASKRTLLESLQPFGLAPSANTAVSSSFSKLTEGDTAALCKDMRDFAAQYMNYDAIVKTLLPETNQVQHWSKIIETRNYLEDMRKCFHDPSNSRTFDNVTHGFGTAVLDVAFDMIEKVIDKQIRVLSGSPEPEDSQQEKRVRKRKARAAPGDGEAKPRTPKAPRVKGEGKAKAAKKQQLLVPTPEVAVAATAAEMGVGVGVGVGVGVVQDTPADIESSVLTLVSVGYEAISSGL